One Ricinus communis isolate WT05 ecotype wild-type chromosome 1, ASM1957865v1, whole genome shotgun sequence DNA window includes the following coding sequences:
- the LOC8258488 gene encoding CRS2-associated factor 1, mitochondrial isoform X1: MLLLNRLSREKPPYPTLLSRYLSSASASSKLHDQYSFMPPPSLSPQNHQNPNSTPKKKQKPLYRPPSSLDRNGKKPTHSDLPFDFRYSYTESSQSVRPIGLREPKYSPFGPDRLDRAWTGVCAPVVEPKLKFVDGSENPNLEEKRRWWREQIQGQPLTNAERKILVESCQRHKTKKQINLGRDGLTHNMLNDIHNHWKHAEAVRIKCLGVPTVDMKNVCTQLEDKTFGKIIHRHCGLLVLYRGRNYHPKKRPVIPLMMWRPHEPIYPKLIKTTIEGLSIEETKEMRKKGLAVPALTKLAKNGYYASLVPMVRDAFLVNELVRIDCQGLPKSDYKKIGCKLRDLVPCILVTFEKEQIVVWRGKDYKPPEYGQSFADRECFDDPESNEEYSKESCSSDESNDHQDFYSSSDEE, translated from the exons ATGTTACTTCTCAACCGCCTCTCCCGCGAGAAACCACCGTATCCAACGCTGCTCTCACGCTATCTTTCGTCGGCCTCCGCCTCGTCAAAGCTCCATGACCAGTACTCCTTTATGCCCCCACCTTCTCTCTCTCCTCAAAAccatcaaaaccctaattcaaCTCctaagaaaaagcaaaagccTCTATATCGTCCACCTTCTTCACTCGACCGAAACGGGAAAAAACCCACTCATTCAGATCTTCCGTTTGATTTCCGATATAGTTACACGGAGAGCTCTCAGTCGGTAAGGCCCATTGGACTTAGAGAGCCTAAGTACTCTCCATTTGGTCCAGACCGTCTTGACCGAGCATGGACTGGAGTTTGTGCTCCGGTTGTTGAACCGAAGTTAAAGTTTGTGGATGGGTCAGAGAATCCGAATTTGGAGGAGAAGAGACGGTGGTGGAGAGAGCAAATTCAAGGTCAGCCACTTACTAATGCTGAGAGAAAAATTTTGGTCGAGAGTTGTCAAAGGCATAAAACTAAGAAGCAAATTAACCTTG GGAGAGATGGTTTAACCCACAACATGCTGAATGACATTCATAACCATTGGAAACATGCTGAAGCAGTCAGGATTAAGTGTCTAGGTGTTCCCACTGTTGACATGAAAAATGTGTGCACCCAGCTCGAG GATAAAACCTTTGGGAAAATCATTCACAGACATTGTGGTTTACTTGTATTATATAGAGGCAGAAACTATCATCCCAAGAAAAGGCCTGTGATTCCGTTGATGATGTGGAGACCTCATGAACCCATATATCCAAAGTTGATAAAAACTACTATTGAAGGCCTGAGCATTGAGGAAACAAAGGAAATGAGGAAGAAAGGGCTAGCTGTTCCTGCTTTAACAAAGCTTG CCAAAAATGGTTATTATGCTAGTCTGGTACCAATGGTCAGAGATGCTTTTCTCGTCAATGAGCTGGTTCGAATAGACTGCCAAGGCCTTCCGAAGAGTGATTACAAGAAAATAGGCTGCAAACTTAGG GATCTGGTTCCTTGTATCCTTGTTACATTTGAGAAGGAGCAGATTGTGGTATGGAGAGGGAAGGACTATAAGCCACCAGAATATGGACAATCCTTTGCGGACAGGGAATGTTTTGATGATCCAGAGAGCAATGAGGAGTATAGCAAAGAAAGCTGTAGCTCAGATGAGAGCAATGACCATCAAGATTTCTACTCTAGCAGCGATGAGGAGTAG
- the LOC8258486 gene encoding lysophospholipid acyltransferase LPEAT2 isoform X3: MTDDSLSSPLLQPQPSDHPPVILSIRDNHNHYYHRHNSNSSSHNLRNPFEFLGSDFLSVPPPSTVDPFRNNTPKIEGVYEVLKSLICLPIALARLVLFGACLLVGYLATKLALGGWKDKNNPMPKWRSRLMWITRFSARCILFSFGYHWIKRKGNPAPREIAPIVVSNHVSYIEPIFYFYELFPTIVAAESHDSIPFVGTIIRAMQVIYVNRFSQSSRKLAVNEIKRKASCDRFPRVLLFPEGTTTNGNVVISFQLGAFIPGYAIQPVIVRYPHVHFDQSWGYISLAKLMFRMFTQFHNFMEVEYLPIVSPLDNCKENPVHFAKRTSHSIASALNVVQTFHSYGDLMLLMKASHSKQEKPSSYMVEMAKVESLYHISSLEAVDFLDKFLSMNPDPSGRVKFHDFLRAMRLRTCSLLEEIFGFVDVEKIGSITFKQICFK, from the exons ATGACGGACGACAGCCTCTCCTCCCCTCTCCTTCAACCTCAGCCGTCCGATCATCCTCCTGTAATCCTCTCTATCCGAGATAATCACAATCATTATTACCATCGCCACAACAGCAACAGCAGTAGCCACAATCTTCGCAATCCTTTCGAGTTTCTCGGCTCCGATTTCTTATCCGTCCCTCCACCCTCCACTGTGGATCCTTTTCGAAACAACACGCCGAAAATTGAGGGCGTTTATGAGGTGTTGAAGTCTTTGATTTGCTTGCCTATTGCTTTAGCAAGATTGGTGCTTTTTGGTGCTTGTTTGTTAGTAGGTTACCTTGCTACTAAATTAGCTCTTGGAGGAtggaaagataaaaataatccCATGCCTAAATGGCGATCCAGGTTAATGTGGATTACTAGGTTTTCTGCTCGCTGTATTCTCTTCTCCTTTgg TTACCATTGgataaaaaggaaaggaaaccCAGCTCCAAGAGAGATTGCTCCAATTGTTGTATCTAATCATGTATCTTATATTGAacctattttctatttttatgaattgttCCCTACAATTGTTGCTGCTGAGTCGCATGATTCTATCCCCTTTGTCGGTACTATCATTAGAGCTATGCAG GTGATATATGTTAATAGGTTCTCACAATCATCAAGAAAACTAGCTGTTAATGAAATAAAG AGAAAGGCTTCATGCGATAGATTTCCTCGCGTGCTATTGTTTCCTGAGGGCACGACAACTAATGGAAACGTCGTTATTTCTTTCCAACTCGGTGCATTCATCCCTGGTTATGCCATCCAACCTGTGATTGTTCGCTATCCCCATGTTCACTTTGACCAATCTTG GGGATATATTTCATTGGCAAAGCTCATGTTTAGGATGTTCACTCAGTTTCACAATTTCATGGAG GTGGAATACTTGCCTATAGTTTCACCCCTTGATAACTGTAAAGAAAATCCCGTCCATTTTGCTAAGAGG ACTAGCCATTCTATTGCAAGTGCTCTTAATGTTGTACAAACATTTCATTCGTATGGGGACTTGATGCTTCTAATGAAAGCATCCCATTCAAAGCAG GAGAAGCCATCGAGTTACATGGTTGAAATGGCTAAGGTGGAATCA tTGTACCATATAAGTAGCTTGGAAGCTGTGGACTTTCTGGACAAGTTTCTGTCTATGAATCCAGATCCGAG TGGTCGAGTTAAATTCCATGATTTTTTGAGGGCTATGAGATTAAGGACTTGTAGTCTTTTGGAAGAG ATATTTGGGTTCGTTGATGTAGAAAAGATCGGTTCAATCACATTCAAACAG ATATGTTTTAAATGA
- the LOC8258488 gene encoding CRS2-associated factor 1, mitochondrial isoform X2 yields the protein MLLLNRLSREKPPYPTLLSRYLSSASASSKLHDQYSFMPPPSLSPQNHQNPNSTPKKKQKPLYRPPSSLDRNGKKPTHSDLPFDFRYSYTESSQSVRPIGLREPKYSPFGPDRLDRAWTGVCAPVVEPKLKFVDGSENPNLEEKRRWWREQIQGRDGLTHNMLNDIHNHWKHAEAVRIKCLGVPTVDMKNVCTQLEDKTFGKIIHRHCGLLVLYRGRNYHPKKRPVIPLMMWRPHEPIYPKLIKTTIEGLSIEETKEMRKKGLAVPALTKLAKNGYYASLVPMVRDAFLVNELVRIDCQGLPKSDYKKIGCKLRDLVPCILVTFEKEQIVVWRGKDYKPPEYGQSFADRECFDDPESNEEYSKESCSSDESNDHQDFYSSSDEE from the exons ATGTTACTTCTCAACCGCCTCTCCCGCGAGAAACCACCGTATCCAACGCTGCTCTCACGCTATCTTTCGTCGGCCTCCGCCTCGTCAAAGCTCCATGACCAGTACTCCTTTATGCCCCCACCTTCTCTCTCTCCTCAAAAccatcaaaaccctaattcaaCTCctaagaaaaagcaaaagccTCTATATCGTCCACCTTCTTCACTCGACCGAAACGGGAAAAAACCCACTCATTCAGATCTTCCGTTTGATTTCCGATATAGTTACACGGAGAGCTCTCAGTCGGTAAGGCCCATTGGACTTAGAGAGCCTAAGTACTCTCCATTTGGTCCAGACCGTCTTGACCGAGCATGGACTGGAGTTTGTGCTCCGGTTGTTGAACCGAAGTTAAAGTTTGTGGATGGGTCAGAGAATCCGAATTTGGAGGAGAAGAGACGGTGGTGGAGAGAGCAAATTCAAG GGAGAGATGGTTTAACCCACAACATGCTGAATGACATTCATAACCATTGGAAACATGCTGAAGCAGTCAGGATTAAGTGTCTAGGTGTTCCCACTGTTGACATGAAAAATGTGTGCACCCAGCTCGAG GATAAAACCTTTGGGAAAATCATTCACAGACATTGTGGTTTACTTGTATTATATAGAGGCAGAAACTATCATCCCAAGAAAAGGCCTGTGATTCCGTTGATGATGTGGAGACCTCATGAACCCATATATCCAAAGTTGATAAAAACTACTATTGAAGGCCTGAGCATTGAGGAAACAAAGGAAATGAGGAAGAAAGGGCTAGCTGTTCCTGCTTTAACAAAGCTTG CCAAAAATGGTTATTATGCTAGTCTGGTACCAATGGTCAGAGATGCTTTTCTCGTCAATGAGCTGGTTCGAATAGACTGCCAAGGCCTTCCGAAGAGTGATTACAAGAAAATAGGCTGCAAACTTAGG GATCTGGTTCCTTGTATCCTTGTTACATTTGAGAAGGAGCAGATTGTGGTATGGAGAGGGAAGGACTATAAGCCACCAGAATATGGACAATCCTTTGCGGACAGGGAATGTTTTGATGATCCAGAGAGCAATGAGGAGTATAGCAAAGAAAGCTGTAGCTCAGATGAGAGCAATGACCATCAAGATTTCTACTCTAGCAGCGATGAGGAGTAG
- the LOC8258486 gene encoding lysophospholipid acyltransferase LPEAT2 isoform X2, whose product MTDDSLSSPLLQPQPSDHPPVILSIRDNHNHYYHRHNSNSSSHNLRNPFEFLGSDFLSVPPPSTVDPFRNNTPKIEGVYEVLKSLICLPIALARLVLFGACLLVGYLATKLALGGWKDKNNPMPKWRSRLMWITRFSARCILFSFGYHWIKRKGNPAPREIAPIVVSNHVSYIEPIFYFYELFPTIVAAESHDSIPFVGTIIRAMQVIYVNRFSQSSRKLAVNEIKRKASCDRFPRVLLFPEGTTTNGNVVISFQLGAFIPGYAIQPVIVRYPHVHFDQSWGYISLAKLMFRMFTQFHNFMEVEYLPIVSPLDNCKENPVHFAKRTSHSIASALNVVQTFHSYGDLMLLMKASHSKQEKPSSYMVEMAKVESLYHISSLEAVDFLDKFLSMNPDPSGRVKFHDFLRAMRLRTCSLLEEIFGFVDVEKIGSITFKQIACGYVLNEVLLVICYL is encoded by the exons ATGACGGACGACAGCCTCTCCTCCCCTCTCCTTCAACCTCAGCCGTCCGATCATCCTCCTGTAATCCTCTCTATCCGAGATAATCACAATCATTATTACCATCGCCACAACAGCAACAGCAGTAGCCACAATCTTCGCAATCCTTTCGAGTTTCTCGGCTCCGATTTCTTATCCGTCCCTCCACCCTCCACTGTGGATCCTTTTCGAAACAACACGCCGAAAATTGAGGGCGTTTATGAGGTGTTGAAGTCTTTGATTTGCTTGCCTATTGCTTTAGCAAGATTGGTGCTTTTTGGTGCTTGTTTGTTAGTAGGTTACCTTGCTACTAAATTAGCTCTTGGAGGAtggaaagataaaaataatccCATGCCTAAATGGCGATCCAGGTTAATGTGGATTACTAGGTTTTCTGCTCGCTGTATTCTCTTCTCCTTTgg TTACCATTGgataaaaaggaaaggaaaccCAGCTCCAAGAGAGATTGCTCCAATTGTTGTATCTAATCATGTATCTTATATTGAacctattttctatttttatgaattgttCCCTACAATTGTTGCTGCTGAGTCGCATGATTCTATCCCCTTTGTCGGTACTATCATTAGAGCTATGCAG GTGATATATGTTAATAGGTTCTCACAATCATCAAGAAAACTAGCTGTTAATGAAATAAAG AGAAAGGCTTCATGCGATAGATTTCCTCGCGTGCTATTGTTTCCTGAGGGCACGACAACTAATGGAAACGTCGTTATTTCTTTCCAACTCGGTGCATTCATCCCTGGTTATGCCATCCAACCTGTGATTGTTCGCTATCCCCATGTTCACTTTGACCAATCTTG GGGATATATTTCATTGGCAAAGCTCATGTTTAGGATGTTCACTCAGTTTCACAATTTCATGGAG GTGGAATACTTGCCTATAGTTTCACCCCTTGATAACTGTAAAGAAAATCCCGTCCATTTTGCTAAGAGG ACTAGCCATTCTATTGCAAGTGCTCTTAATGTTGTACAAACATTTCATTCGTATGGGGACTTGATGCTTCTAATGAAAGCATCCCATTCAAAGCAG GAGAAGCCATCGAGTTACATGGTTGAAATGGCTAAGGTGGAATCA tTGTACCATATAAGTAGCTTGGAAGCTGTGGACTTTCTGGACAAGTTTCTGTCTATGAATCCAGATCCGAG TGGTCGAGTTAAATTCCATGATTTTTTGAGGGCTATGAGATTAAGGACTTGTAGTCTTTTGGAAGAG ATATTTGGGTTCGTTGATGTAGAAAAGATCGGTTCAATCACATTCAAACAG ATTGCATGCGGATATGTTTTAAATGAAGTGTTGTTGGTGATTTGTTATCTCTAG
- the LOC8258486 gene encoding lysophospholipid acyltransferase LPEAT2 isoform X1, whose product MTDDSLSSPLLQPQPSDHPPVILSIRDNHNHYYHRHNSNSSSHNLRNPFEFLGSDFLSVPPPSTVDPFRNNTPKIEGVYEVLKSLICLPIALARLVLFGACLLVGYLATKLALGGWKDKNNPMPKWRSRLMWITRFSARCILFSFGYHWIKRKGNPAPREIAPIVVSNHVSYIEPIFYFYELFPTIVAAESHDSIPFVGTIIRAMQVIYVNRFSQSSRKLAVNEIKRKASCDRFPRVLLFPEGTTTNGNVVISFQLGAFIPGYAIQPVIVRYPHVHFDQSWGYISLAKLMFRMFTQFHNFMEVEYLPIVSPLDNCKENPVHFAKRTSHSIASALNVVQTFHSYGDLMLLMKASHSKQEKPSSYMVEMAKVESLYHISSLEAVDFLDKFLSMNPDPSGRVKFHDFLRAMRLRTCSLLEEIFGFVDVEKIGSITFKQFLYGSAHVMKQPLFRQTCELACTRCSGGEDNLISKEQLGDTIRLAIPDLDDAEIHELFKLFGGNDDGRASKETFMCCLKKNPLLIALFWPCLVYKDSLECGGRMLEELV is encoded by the exons ATGACGGACGACAGCCTCTCCTCCCCTCTCCTTCAACCTCAGCCGTCCGATCATCCTCCTGTAATCCTCTCTATCCGAGATAATCACAATCATTATTACCATCGCCACAACAGCAACAGCAGTAGCCACAATCTTCGCAATCCTTTCGAGTTTCTCGGCTCCGATTTCTTATCCGTCCCTCCACCCTCCACTGTGGATCCTTTTCGAAACAACACGCCGAAAATTGAGGGCGTTTATGAGGTGTTGAAGTCTTTGATTTGCTTGCCTATTGCTTTAGCAAGATTGGTGCTTTTTGGTGCTTGTTTGTTAGTAGGTTACCTTGCTACTAAATTAGCTCTTGGAGGAtggaaagataaaaataatccCATGCCTAAATGGCGATCCAGGTTAATGTGGATTACTAGGTTTTCTGCTCGCTGTATTCTCTTCTCCTTTgg TTACCATTGgataaaaaggaaaggaaaccCAGCTCCAAGAGAGATTGCTCCAATTGTTGTATCTAATCATGTATCTTATATTGAacctattttctatttttatgaattgttCCCTACAATTGTTGCTGCTGAGTCGCATGATTCTATCCCCTTTGTCGGTACTATCATTAGAGCTATGCAG GTGATATATGTTAATAGGTTCTCACAATCATCAAGAAAACTAGCTGTTAATGAAATAAAG AGAAAGGCTTCATGCGATAGATTTCCTCGCGTGCTATTGTTTCCTGAGGGCACGACAACTAATGGAAACGTCGTTATTTCTTTCCAACTCGGTGCATTCATCCCTGGTTATGCCATCCAACCTGTGATTGTTCGCTATCCCCATGTTCACTTTGACCAATCTTG GGGATATATTTCATTGGCAAAGCTCATGTTTAGGATGTTCACTCAGTTTCACAATTTCATGGAG GTGGAATACTTGCCTATAGTTTCACCCCTTGATAACTGTAAAGAAAATCCCGTCCATTTTGCTAAGAGG ACTAGCCATTCTATTGCAAGTGCTCTTAATGTTGTACAAACATTTCATTCGTATGGGGACTTGATGCTTCTAATGAAAGCATCCCATTCAAAGCAG GAGAAGCCATCGAGTTACATGGTTGAAATGGCTAAGGTGGAATCA tTGTACCATATAAGTAGCTTGGAAGCTGTGGACTTTCTGGACAAGTTTCTGTCTATGAATCCAGATCCGAG TGGTCGAGTTAAATTCCATGATTTTTTGAGGGCTATGAGATTAAGGACTTGTAGTCTTTTGGAAGAG ATATTTGGGTTCGTTGATGTAGAAAAGATCGGTTCAATCACATTCAAACAG TTCTTATATGGGTCTGCTCATGTCATGAAGCAACCGTTATTCAGACAAACCTGCGAATTAGCTTGTACCAGATGCAGTGGTGGAGAAGATAACTTAATTTCAAAAGAACAA CTGGGAGATACCATTAGACTTGCAATCCCAGACTTGGATGATGCGGAG ATTCATGAGCTCTTCAAATTATTTGGTGGCAACGATGATGGGAGAGCTAGCAAGGAAACTTTTATGTGTTGCCTGAAAAAGAATCCTCTGCTGATAGCACTTTTTTGGCCTTGTTTGGTGTACAAAGATTCATTGGAATGTGGGGGTAGGATGTTAGAAGAGTTAGTGTGA
- the LOC8258489 gene encoding subtilisin-like protease SBT4.14: MSKEKIFPSLPLILILTLTGLLAAEAGDGDDKEIYIVFLGDQPVNHISTVQKHIDILSSVKRSDDDAVDSIVYSYTKSFNAFAAKLSKAEATKLSSLDQVLSVFPNRYHKLHTTKSWDFIGLPNTARRKLKMERDIIVGLLDTGITPQSESFKGDGFGPPPKKWKGTCGRFANFSGCNNKLIGARYFKLDGNPDPNDILSPVDVDGHGTHTSSTLAGNEIPDASLFGLAKGAARGAVPASRVAMYKVCWASSGCSDMDILAAFEAAINDGVDVISVSIGGATADYATDTFAIGAFHAMRKGIITVASAGNDGPMSGTVANHAPWLLTVAASGIDRQFRNKVVLGNGKTISGVGVNAFEPNQKLYPLVSGADAATNSASKSRARFCLDESMDSNKVKGKLVYCELQMWGSDSVVKGIGGVGAIIESAQYLDAAQIFMTPGTMVNVTVGDTINDYIHSTKSPSAVIYRSHEVKIPAPFIASFSSRGPNPGSKLLLKPDIAAPGIDILASYTPLHSLTGLKGDTQYSKFTLMSGTSMACPHVAGVAAYIKSFHPNWSAAAIKSAILTTAKPMSARVNSEAEFAYGAGQLNPSRARSPGLVYDMDEMSYIQFLCHEGYTGSSLAVLIGSKSINCSSLLPGLGYDAINYPTMHLSARNDKQPTIGVFRRTVTNVGPSTSFYNATIKAPKGVEITVVPASLSFSRTLQKRSFKVVVKAKPMSSGQILSGSVAWKSSRHVVRSPIVVYKPLD; the protein is encoded by the exons ATGTCGAAAGAGAAAATTTTCCCCTCTCTCCCTCTTATCTTGATCTTGACCTTGACAGGGCTTCTTGCTGCAGAAGCCGGAGATGGAGATGATAAG GAAATCTACATTGTTTTTCTTGGAGATCAGCCAGTAAACCATATCTCTACAGTACAAAAACATATAGATATTCTCTCATCTGTCAAGAGAAG CGATGATGATGCTGTGGACTCAATCGTCTACAGCTACACAAAGAGCTTTAATGCGTTTGCAGCAAAGTTATCTAAAGCTGAAGCCACCAAGTTATCAA GCCTGGACCAAGTTCTTTCTGTGTTCCCAAATAGGTACCACAAGCTCCACACTACCAAATCATGGGATTTTATTGGACTTCCTAACACAGCAAGAAGAAAGTTGAAAATGGAGAGAGACATAATTGTTGGTCTACTTGATACAG GGATTACCCCACAATCTGAGAGTTTCAAGGGCGATGGCTTTGGTCCTCCACCAAAGAAATGGAAAGGCACTTGTGGTCGCTTTGCTAATTTCTCAGGATGCAACAA CAAACTTATAGGAGCTAGATACTTCAAGCTGGACGGCAATCCAGACCCCAACGACATATTATCTCCAGTCGATGTGGATGGCCATGGGACTCACACCTCTTCAACCTTAGCAGGCAATGAAATTCCCGATGCAAGCTTATTTGGGCTAGCAAAAGGTGCAGCTCGTGGTGCAGTGCCAGCCTCCAGGGTAGCAATGTACAAAGTATGCTGGGCAAGCTCAGGCTGCTCGGATATGGACATACTTGCAGCATTTGAAGCTGCCATAAACGATGGTGTTGATGTTATCTCAGTTTCTATAGGCGGAGCAACTGCTGATTATGCAACGGATACATTTGCAATAGGTGCATTCCATGCCATGAGGAAGGGTATTATTACAGTGGCCTCTGCTGGGAATGATGGACCAATGTCCGGCACTGTGGCAAACCATGCCCCATGGCTCTTAACCGTGGCTGCTAGTGGGATTGATAGGCAGTTTAGGAACAAAGTTGTGTTGGGTAATGGGAAGACTATCTCA GGAGTTGGGGTGAACGCTTTTGAGCcaaatcaaaaattatatCCACTTGTTAGTGGAGCTGATGCAGCGACTAACTCAGCCAGCAAGAGCAGGGCAAG GTTTTGTCTGGATGAATCGATGGACTCTAACAAGGTGAAGGGCAAGCTCGTTTACTGCGAACTACAAATGTGGGGTTCTGATTCTGTCGTAAAAGGAATTGGAGGGGTAGGAGCTATTATTGAAAGTGCGCAATATCTGGATGCTGCCCAAATTTTCATGACGCCAGGGACGATGGTTAATGTCACTGTTGGTGATACCATTAATGATTATATACATTCCACAAA ATCACCGTCAGCTGTGATATACAGATCCCACGAAGTAAAAATCCCAGCTCCATTTATTGCTTCATTTTCATCTCGTGGACCAAATCCAGGATCGAAACTTCTCCTCAAG CCTGATATAGCAGCACCAGGAATTGATATTCTGGCATCTTACACTCCCTTGCATTCACTAACTGGCCTGAAAGGCGATACGCAGTATTCAAAATTCACACTCATGTCTGGTACTTCCATGGCCTGTCCGCATGTTGCTGGTGTAGCCGCCTATATAAAGTCATTCCATCCAAACTGGAGTGCAGCTGCTATAAAATCTGCCATTCTGACCACAG CTAAACCTATGAGTGCAAGAGTAAACAGCGAGGCGGAATTTGCCTACGGTGCTGGCCAATTGAATCCGAGTAGAGCTAGAAGCCCTGGATTAGTGTATGACATGGATGAAATGTCTTACATTCAATTTTTATGTCATGAAGGCTACACTGGATCCTCTCTAGCTGTTTTAATTGGCTCGAAATCCATAAATTGTTCCTCGTTGCTACCTGGACTTGGCTATGATGCTATTAACTATCCGACTATGCATCTGAGTGCAAGAAACGACAAGCAGCCAACAATTGGAGTCTTTCGAAGGACAGTAACCAACGTAGGTCCTTCTACTTCCTTTTACAATGCCACCATTAAGGCTCCTAAAGGAGTGGAAATTACAGTAGTTCCTGCgagtctttctttctctcgTACCTTGCAAAAGAGGAGTTTTAAGGTTGTGGTTAAGGCAAAGCCTATGTCAAGTGGACAAATCTTGTCAGGTTCAGTTGCTTGGAAAAGTTCTCGTCATGTAGTAAGGAGCCCAATTGTCGTTTACAAGCCACTGGACTAA